The following proteins come from a genomic window of Rutidosis leptorrhynchoides isolate AG116_Rl617_1_P2 chromosome 10, CSIRO_AGI_Rlap_v1, whole genome shotgun sequence:
- the LOC139872293 gene encoding probable cysteine protease RD19B has protein sequence MDLRFFIIFALALFITTAFAELEHDDMLIREVVDDENHHDQLNVEDHFGAFKHKFSKSYSTKEEHDYRLSVFSGNLLRAKRHQLLDQSATHGITQFSDMTPDEFRKHLGLRSNNLKFPADAGKAPILPTDNLPKDFDWRDHGAVTSVKNQGSCGSCWSFSTTGALEGANFLATGKLESLSEQQLVDCDHECDPEEQGSCDSGCNGGLMNSAFEYTFKAGGLMREKDYPYTANDHGTCKFDKSKVVASVSNFSVVSLDKDQIAANLVKHGPLAVAINAAYMQTYIGGVSCPFVCSKRLDHGVLLVGYGAAGYSPIRMKDKPYWIIKNSWGENWGEKGYYKICKGRNVCGVDSMVSTVAAVHHH, from the exons ATGGATCTTCGATTCTTTATCATCTTCGCATTAGCTCTCTTCATCACTACCGCATTCGCCGAACTCGAACACGATGATATGCTCATTCGTGAAGTAGTTGACGATGAAAACCATCATGATCAGTTGAATGTTGAGGACCACTTTGGTGCCTTCAAACACAAGTTTAGTAAATCCTACTCTACTAAGGAAGAGCATGATTATAGATTATCGGTTTTTAGTGGTAACTTACTTCGCGCTAAACGTCACCAATTACTTGATCAATCTGCCACACATGGAATCACTCAGTTTTCTGATATGACTCCTGATGAGTTCCGTAAACACCTTGGGTTAAGATCTAATAATCTTAAGTTTCCTGCTGATGCTGGTAAGGCGCCCATCCTTCCAACTGATAATCTTCCTAAAGATTTCGATTGGCGCGATCATGGCGCTGTTACTAGTGTCAAGAATCAG GGTTCATGTGGATCATGTTGGTCCTTTAGTACAACTGGAGCATTGGAAGGAGCGAATTTCCTTGCGACCGGGAAACTCGAGAGCCTTAGTGAACAGCAACTTGTTGATTGTGATCACGAG TGTGATCCGGAAGAACAAGGATCGTGTGACTCAGGGTGCAATGGAGGTCTCATGAATAGTGCTTTCGAGTACACTTTTAAAGCCGGTGGACTTATGAGGGAAAAAGACTATCCTTACACTGCCAATGATCATGGAACCTGTAAATTCGACAAAAGTAAGGTCGTAGCGTCTGTTAGTAACTTCAGTGTGGTCTCACTTGACAAAGATCAGATCGCTGCAAATCTTGTGAAACATGGTCCTCTTGCTG TGGCTATCAATGCGGCTTATATGCAGACATATATCGGGGGAGTTTCGTGCCCCTTTGTGTGTTCAAAGAGGTTGGACCATGGTGTCTTATTGGTCGGGTATGGTGCAGCTGGCTATTCTCCAATACGAATGAAGGACAAACCATACTGGATTATAAAGAATTCATGGGGAGAGAACTGGGGTGAAAAAGGATATTACAAGATCTGCAAAGGTCGCAATGTTTGTGGTGTCGATTCAATGGTGTCCACAGTTGCTGCGGTTCATCATCACTAG
- the LOC139871200 gene encoding DNA replication licensing factor MCM4 yields MARGAANNTPRRTTRSRSGTPGGANTPGSIASTPGVPSSPDDMISSPIGDTFSSPNTTPNNRRKRGRRSALDDTPPPPPSQSRFAATPDGGIGGVPHRRPPGGDTPGGSTPSSPPPPSSEGGEPDETDAPPMYVWGTSISVQDVNAAILRFLRHFREHPSHDEGKYMKAINHVIEMEGESLEVDANDVFDYDNDLYTKMVRYPLEVLAIFDIVLMDMVSRINPLFEKHIQVRIFNLKTSTSMRNLNPSDIEKMVSLKGMIIRCSSIIPEIREAVFRCLVCGHFSEPIVVDRGRISEPTMCMKEECKTKNSMTLLHNRCRFADKQIVRVQETPDEIPEGGTPHTVSLLMHDKLVDAGKPGDRVEITGIYRAMSVRVGQTQRTVKSLFKTYIDCLHIKKTDKSRMNAEDPMETEQQSTQDDQGTPLDYEEQVEKLKELSKQPDIYEMLTRSLAPNIWELDDVKKGLLCQLFGGSALTLESGASFRGDINILLVGDPGTSKSQLLQYIHKLAPRGIYTSGRGSSAVGLTAYVAKDPETGETVLESGALVLSDRGICCIDEFDKMSENARSMLHEVMEQQTVSIAKAGIIASLNARTSVLACANPSGSRYNPRLSVIDNIHLPPTLLSRFDLIYLILDKADEQTDRRLAKHIVALHFENPENSEQNVIDLPTLTAYLSYARKNIHPQLSDEAAEELTRGYVEMRRRGNFPGSSKKVITATPRQIESLIRLSEALARIRFSEWVEKKDVVEAFRLLEVALQQSATDHATGTIDMDLITTGVSASERMRRDNLVALARNVIMEKMQLGGPSTRILELLEELKQRSNNAELHLNDLRNALGTLASEGFVVVHGDSVKRV; encoded by the exons ATGGCTCGAGGTGCTGCTAATAATACTCCCCGTCGTACTACTCGATCCCGTTCCGGTACACCTGGCGGTGCTAACACTCCCGGTAGCATTGCTAGTACTCCCGGAG TACCTTCATCACCTGATGATATGATTTCAAGTCCAATCGGAGACACATTTTCGTCTCCGAACACCACTCCAAACAACCGCCGCAAACGCGGAAGGCGATCGGCGCTGGATGATACTCCTCCGCCACCGCCATCACAGTCTCGATTTGCCGCTACTCCTGATGGTGGAATCGGTGGTGTTCCTCACCGCCGTCCTCCTGGCGGTGATACTCCCGGCGGTAGTACGCCGTCGTCTCCACCACCTCCGTCGTCGGAAGGCGGAGAACCTGATGAAACCGATGCGCCGCCGATGTATGTTTGGGGGACAAGTATCAGTGTTCAAGATGTGAACGCTGCGATTTTGAGGTTTTTGAGGCATTTTCGCGAGCATCCGTCGCACGATGAGGGGAAATACATGAAGGCTATTAATCATGTGATTGAGATGGAAGGGGAGTCACTTGAAGTTGATGCTAATGATGTttttgattatgataatgatttgtATACAAAGATGGTGAGGTATCCATTAGAGGTTCTTGCTATATTCGATATCGTGTTGATGGATATGGTTAGTAGAATTAATCCGTTGTTTGAGAAGCATATACAAGTTCGAATATTTAATTTGAAGACCTCGACCTCCATGAGAAATTTGAATCCATctg ATATTGAGAAGATGGTGTCACTGAAAGGAATGATTATTAGATGCAGTTCAATCATTCCTGAAATCAGGGAAGCGGTTTTTAGATGCCTTGTGTGTGGCCATTTTTCTGAGCCCATTGTTGTTGACAGAG GGAGAATCAGTGAACCAACTATGTGTATGAAGGAAGAGTGTAAAACAAAGAACTCAATGACATTACTTCACAACAGATGCAG GTTTGCTGATAAACAAATTGTAAGAGTCCAAGAGACACCTGATGAAATCCCTGAAGGGGGTACACCTCATACGGTTAGTTTGTTGATGCACGACAAATTGGTCGATGCTGGGAAACCTGGTGACCGAGTTGAG ATTACTGGGATATACAGGGCTATGAGTGTGAGAGTTGGTCAAACTCAAAGAACTGTGAAATCTTTGTTTAAG ACATACATTGATTGTCTTCATATAAAGAAAACGGATAAGTCTAGAATGAATGCAGAAGATCCAATGGAAACTGAACAGCAATCTACACAAGATGATCAAGGAACTCCTTTAGACTATGAAGAGCAG GTGGAGAAATTGAAAGAGCTATCAAAACAGCCTGATATCTATGAAATGCTTACGAGATCGTTGGCTCCAAACATATGGGAGTTGGATGATGTAAAGAAAGGACTTCTTTGCCAG CTGTTTGGCGGGAGTGCTTTGACGCTGGAATCGGGTGCTAGTTTCAGGGGAGACATCAATATCCTTCTAGTTGGTGATCCTGGTACCAGCAAATCTCAACTTCTTCAGTACATACACAAACTAGCACCTCGTGGTATCTACACAAGTGGACGAGGGAGTTCAGCTGTTGGATTAACTGCTTACGTTGCCAAAGATCCTGAAACTGGTGAAACT GTTTTGGAGAGTGGGGCCTTGGTTCTTAGTGACAGGGGTATATGCTGTATCGATGAATTTGATAAAATGTCTGAAAATGCAAGGAGCATGTTACATGAG GTTATGGAACAACAGACTGTATCAATAGCAAAAGCTGGGATTATTGCTTCTCTAAATGCAAGGACTTCAGTCTTGGCTTGTGCAAATCCAAGTGGTTCGCGTTATAATCCTCGCCTGTCTGTGATTGATAATATACATCTTCCCCCTACATTGCTCTCCAG GTTTGATTTGATTTATTTAATCCTCGACAAAGCTGACGAGCAGACAGATAGACGTCTTGCCAAGCATATTGTTGCTTTACATTTTGAAAATCCTGAG AATTCGGAGCAGAATGTCATTGATCTTCCTACATTGACTGCTTATTTGAGTTATGCTAGAAAAAACATACACCCACAGTTATCTGATGAAGCTGCTGAAGAGTTGACACGTGGGTACGTTGAAATGAGAAGAAGAGGAAATTTTCCAGGAAGTAGTAAAAAG GTGATAACAGCTACTCCTAGACAGATTGAAAGCTTGATACGTCTCAGTGAGGCCCTTGCTCGGATTCGTTTCTCAGAATGGGTTGAAAAGAAAGATGTTGTAGAGGCTTTTCGGCTTCTCGAAGTTGCACTACAGCAGTCTGCAACAGATCATGCTACTG GAACCATCGACATGGACCTGATAACGACTGGTGTTTCTGCAAGTGAAAGAATGAGAAGGGACAATTTGGTCGCGTTGGCTCGCAATGTTATTATGGAAAAGATGCAACTAGGAGGTCCATCTACTCGTATACTAGAG TTGCTGGAAGAGTTGAAGCAGCGAAGCAACAATGCTGAACTACACCTTAATGAT TTACGCAATGCACTTGGTACCCTTGCAAGTGAGGGATTTGTGGTTGTCCATGGTGACAGTGTAAAGCGAGTCTGA